TGAAAACTACCATCTCTTTGGAGTAAATCTAGACGGTAGTGGTAATGAAGAGTTAACACCTTTTGATGAGGTACGCGTAGCTGTACTAGCCGTTCTTAAAGAAGATAAAGATCACGTTATCGTGCAGATGAACAAGGACAATCCTGCGCAGGAGGAGCCTTACAAGCTAAACATTAACACGGGTGCTATCGAGAAGCTGTACACCGTACATGAGGGTGATGCACCGGTAGCAGGATATGATTTTGATAAGTATGGAAATCTACGTGCAATCTCAAGAATCATCAATGGGGTAGACATGGAGTTGCTTTACAATATTGATGATGAGTTTGTAAAAATAATGGAAGTCCCTTTTGGAGAAACTTTTGGTATCAGTCGTTTTGATTATGCTTCAGATAATCCGGATGCGGCTTATGTGGTTTCTAATCTTGAGACAGATAAAATCGAAATTCAGCGTTATGATTTGCGAGCAAATAAAGTGCTGGCAACGATGTACAAAGATGAGACGTATGATGTGAGCGGAATTGCGCTTTCGCGAAAGCGTAACTATGAGGTTGATTATTTTTCGCACAATGGTGAGAAGGCGGTAATCGTACCTGTAAGTGACACCTACAAAAAGGTGCAAAAACGTTTGCAGAGAGATTTTGGAGATAAAGATTTTTATGTAGTAGGACGCACAGATGACGAGCGTAAAATGATGGTGGTGGTAACGAGCGATCGCATTATAGGCGAGTATCACCTTTATGATGTTGAAGAGGATACGGTAACGTTACTGTATAAAATTCTTCCTCAACTTGAGGAGCAAGATATGGCTGCAATGACTCCTATCACTTTTAAGAGTCGTGATGGGATTACTTTACACGGGTATCTTACCATGCCTAATGGTGTGAAAGAAGATCAAAAAGTGCCTATGATTGTAAATCCGCATGGAGGTCCTCAAGGAATACGTGATAGCTGGGGTTTTAACCCAGAAGCACAATTATTTGCTAGCCGAGGCTATGCTACACTAGCCGTAAACTTTAGAATTTCTGGTGGATATGGTAAAGAGTTTTACACCTCTGGTTTTGGACAAATAGGTCGCAAAGCGATGGATGATGTAGAAGATGGTGTTGATTATGCAGTTTCTCTCGGACAGATTGACAAAGATAAGGTTGCTATTTATGGTGCAAGTCACGGTGGATATGCCGTACTACGTGGAATGACCAAAACACCAGAAAAATATGCTTGTGGTGTAGATTATGTAGGTGTGAGTAACTTGCATACTTTTATGGAAACTATCCCGGCATACTGGGAGAAGTATCGTGATATGTTACATACCATCTGGTACAATCCTAACAAGCCAGAGGAGAAGAAAATCATGGATGAGATTTCTCCAGCCTTACATGTAGATAAGATTGTAAAGCCATTATTTGTGGTGCAAGGAGCAAATGATCCTCGAGTAAATATAGACGAGGCAGACCAAATTGTAGCGCAGTTGAGAACTCGCGGCGTTGAGGTGCCATATATGGTGAAGTATGATGAGGGTCACGGTTTTGGCAAAGAAGAAAACACGTTGGAGTTGTACAAAGCTATGATGGGCTTTTTTGCAGAGCACTTAAAACAAGAAGAAGTTGTTGCTCTTAAAAAGTAGATTACAAGTTACGCTTTCGCGAAAATTTGAATAAAAAAGCCCTGAATGTCATTTGACATTCAGGGCTTTTAATGTGGTATAATCTGCTATTTTAAACCTTCCCATTCGGCATAAAATTGGGCTAGGAAGCCTTCCATATATTGGTGGCGTTTCTCTGCCATTTTTTTACCAGTTTTGGTGTTCATTCTATCTTTTAATAGTAACAGCTTTTCATAAAAGTGATTGATGGTAGGAGCAGTACTTTTTTTATACTCCTCTACTGTCATATCTAGCTGAGGTGCTATTGCTGGATCATAGAGTTTTCTATTTTTAAATCCTCCGTAGTTAAAGGTGCGTGCAATCCCTATGGCTCCCAGAGCGTCTAGTCTATCTGCATCTTGCACGACATCAAGCTCTGGGGATGTAAATGCTTGCGTCTTATTTCCTCCTTTAAAAGAGATATTTTTTATAATCTGAACGACATGCTCAATTACCGTACTATCACAGTTTTGACTTAACAGAAACTCTGTTGCCATTTTTGGAGCAATGGTTTCATCACCATTAAAAAATTTTGAATCTGCAATGTCATGTAATAATGCCCCAAGAGCGACGACAAGAGGATCTACCTTTTCTCCTTGAGCTATCTTAACGGCGCTTTTATACACGCGTTCTATATGAAACCAGTCGTGACCACCTTCGGCGTTTGCAAGCGTAGTTTTTACAAAGGTGATGGTGTTGTCTATGAGTTCTTGGTGTTCTGTCATTCTGCAGTGTTTATTGTTTCTTAATGTTCTGTCCATTCAATATCAAGAACGTCTCGAAGTCTATTAAGACTATCTTTTAAGTTTCTATGAAAGGTTAAAGGGATTGCGATGAATCTTATAATGAGAATTTGACTAATAAAACTTACTGCCATTAACGTTGAAAATTCCTTTTCGTCTTTCATTAGAAAAGTCGTGATGCCAATTACTGGCAATAGGTAAAGAAGGCTAAGTAAAATCTTAAATGCTTTATGAATTTCAACATCAACAAAGCCACTTGTAGTATTGACTTCACCAGTCAACTTACAAAATGCACCTCGACCAATTTTTGAAGAAATAAGACGAAACTTATTACCATTAATTTCACCAATAAATGATTTTTCAGTTGATGTGGAAATTAACCAATCGGATTTCTTAGTTCTCCTTATAAGTCTATCAACAGTTTCTACTTGACTATTTACCAAGCAAAACCTCTTTCTTTTTGATGGAAGAAATTTCATTTCAACTTTTAATTATAAAAACTAAAATTCGCTAGTTTATATTAAACTGACAAGGTTATTAGTCTTTAAAATTTTCGCGAAAGCATAAAAAAACCACCCTAAAAAGAGTGGCTTATTTTTTATTGCCGTCTAGCGACTAAAAGTCTACAGACTACTTTACGTGCTCGTTAAAAGCATCCATAAGGTTTTCTGCAATCATTTCTGCAGGTCTTCCTTCAATGTGGTGACGTTCTAACATATGTACTAACTCTCCATCTTTAAAAAGCGCCATAGAAGGGCTTGATGGAGGAAATGGTACCATAAAAGAACGTGCAAGATCTGTTGCCTCACCGTCTACTCCTGCAAACACAGTAAATAAGTTATCTGGCGTTTTCCCGTTTACTGTAGCGTGTACAGCAGCTGGACGTGCGTTACGAGCAGCACAACCACAAACAGAATTTACAACCATAAGGGTTGTTCCTTCTTTTTTCATTGCAGCGTGTACGTCGTCTGTTGTATGTAATTCTGTGAAGCCATTTCTGGTAAGGTCTTCACGCATAGGTTTTACTAAATCTGGTGGATACATAATCAATATATTTTGATAACAAAGGTACAAAAAGTGTTCCTCCTTTGTATGACGGAAAATATGTCAGATTATTACAATAATTTCCTACCGCTTTTATAACAAGCTGTAAGTATGGCACAAAAGCGTAACAAACAGAATTTGCTCTCGTCTAATCTTAAGAACTCGTAGATTTGCAGTTCTAAAAGATTGAAAAGTACATATGATTAAATATATAGGAGCCGTAGTAGGTTGGTTTTTAGCACGTGGATTTTTTGGCGCTGTCATAGGCTACTTTATCGGTAGTGCGATAGACATGATGATGAGTACAAATAAGGGAGCATCTGAGGGTGGATCTCGTGGGCAACGTTTTAAAGATGTTTTTGAGCAAGCCACACAGCAGAATGTATCACCTGGCGATTTTGAACTTAACTTGCTTTCACTTGCATCTATCGTGATTAAGGCAGATGGAAAAATAAGCCAGACTGAGCTAGATTATGCTAGAGCCTACTTTGTGAGAGCGTATGGAAAGGAGCGTGCAAATGCAACCTTTAGAACTTTTAATGATGTGATTAAAAATCGTGAGATTTCGGCATCAAATATATGTACGTACCTTAATGCGAGAACGCGTTATGAGGTACGATTACAGATTTTACACTTCTTATTTGGTATCGCAGGAGCAGATGGACAAATAAGTCAGCCAGAGGTAAATGTGCTGGGCACCATTGCAGGATATTTTAGAATCAACCATCAAGATTTTGAGAGTATCAAAAACATGTTTGTTAAGAAAGCAGATAGTGCTTATAAAATACTTGAAATAGATAAATCTGCTAGTAATGATGAGGTGAAGAAAGCCTTTAGAACCATGGCCAAAAAATATCACCCAGATAAACTTATGGACATGGATGAAGCCTACCGAAAGGGTGCCGAGGAAAAGTTTAGAAACGTACAAGAAGCTTACGAGCAGATTCAAAAAGAACGTGGTATTTAACGTCTTTCTTAATATAACCTTACTGTTTCTTTAAGATATATTGTGTCAAGCACTCACTAACTTTGTAGCAAACCGATCTTATGAAAGCGCCTTCTGTATTATTTTTTGATGTTAACGAGACACTTTTAGAGCTTACAGCTTTGAAAAAGAGCGTTACTAGTGTTTTAAACGGGAGAGAGGAGCTTGTGCCATTATGGTTCAGCACATTATTACATTACTCACTAGTTGAAAACGTAACAGGAGATTATAAAGATTTTAGCGAGATAGGTGTCGCAGCATTGCAAATGGTAGCCGCAGGTAATGGTATTACCATTACAAAAGAGCAAGCTGAAGATGCGGTAATTAAGCCTTTTAAAAGTTTGATGCCTTATAAAGAGGTAAAACAAGCATTAGAGGCGCTCAGGGATCAAGGCTTCAAGCTCGTTGCACTCACAAATTCATCAACTTCTGGACTAGCCGAGAAGTTAGCATATGCTGGGATAAAAGATAACTTTGACACGTTACTAAGTTGTGAGACTGTAGGAGCTTTTAAACCTAGCTTAGAAGTTTATAGTTGGGCACTTTCAAAATTGAATGTACAAGCAGATGATGCTATGATGATAGCTGCTCATGGTTGGGATATCACTGGTGCAAAAAGAGCAGGAATGCAAACTACGTTTATAAGCAGGCCAGGTAAACAAATGTATCCACTAGCTCAAAAGCCAGATTATACTGTCGATACACTCGATGGTCTGGTAGACATATTCTCAAATAAATAAACTGCTATTTTTTAAATAACACCTTAAATGCTCCTTTTATAAAAGGAATTTTAGGCGCACTTAAAATAACTTCAAGCTCGTCTTTATAGGATGATTCTTCATCTAGAAATTTAAAGATATGTGCGGCTTTTCCTTTTTTAAACATGCGTGTAAAAATCTCTGCACCACGTTCATTGTGCGCAGCAAGCACCTCAAGTAATACGCCATCATAAAAAGTCCAGCGGTTTTTAAGGCTATAATTTTTTAGAGGTTTACCACTTTTTAAAAAATCAATAAGCGCCGCCGATTTTTTTAAGGTATGTTTAAACGTATATCCTGTACTCGCTTTTGTCCACCCACCTGCGGTACCTATGTGTAATATATGCTTGCTATTATGTTGTGTAAAATCATAAGTGGTCATAGGGATACTCCCGAATTCTTGATCTGTGATTTCATAATCTGTTACTCCAAGATTATTTAAATAATCCATTATAGCTTCTTTGTATTCTTCCTTTGGTAGTAAATCTTTAGAAAACAATGTGTACTCTATAAGTGCTTCTTGAGGCGAAGTAGGAAGTACATACATAAATCTGCAGTTCCCTTTTTGAGCTATGCTAAAATCCATGTACGTTGCTACTTTTGGATTAAAAACAGCCTTGTCAGTTTTTACAAACCAGCCTACAAAATGCTGTTGTAATACCACAGCTTCTTGCTGAGTTTCTAGTTGCTCTGGCTTGTAAAAGCTGTTTAAAATTGTGGTAGCATGATATTCATGATCAACAGTGTAAGCTATTGCTCCGTTTTCATTTTCAGTGACATGCGTTACTTTACCATGTATAAACGTGATATTGCTATGTTGCGATAATTCCGCTTTCGCGAAAGCGTACAATTGCTCGCTTTCCACTTTCTTGTAAGCGTATGGAGCGATATCTATGGTCGTACTT
The genomic region above belongs to Dokdonia sp. Dokd-P16 and contains:
- a CDS encoding TerB family tellurite resistance protein, whose translation is MIKYIGAVVGWFLARGFFGAVIGYFIGSAIDMMMSTNKGASEGGSRGQRFKDVFEQATQQNVSPGDFELNLLSLASIVIKADGKISQTELDYARAYFVRAYGKERANATFRTFNDVIKNREISASNICTYLNARTRYEVRLQILHFLFGIAGADGQISQPEVNVLGTIAGYFRINHQDFESIKNMFVKKADSAYKILEIDKSASNDEVKKAFRTMAKKYHPDKLMDMDEAYRKGAEEKFRNVQEAYEQIQKERGI
- a CDS encoding HD domain-containing protein is translated as MTEHQELIDNTITFVKTTLANAEGGHDWFHIERVYKSAVKIAQGEKVDPLVVALGALLHDIADSKFFNGDETIAPKMATEFLLSQNCDSTVIEHVVQIIKNISFKGGNKTQAFTSPELDVVQDADRLDALGAIGIARTFNYGGFKNRKLYDPAIAPQLDMTVEEYKKSTAPTINHFYEKLLLLKDRMNTKTGKKMAEKRHQYMEGFLAQFYAEWEGLK
- a CDS encoding alpha/beta hydrolase family protein; this translates as MRYLGTITNDNISGTYTQLGTDYPLQLMKIEKTLPGNTTLPSSNESLAKLIAQEDGNFKYKVEDYFQTPEAYAFKLSPDGKYLSYMKRREDGKRDLFLKNTTTQTEVKLVEQQEDLIRSYFWASEDRIVYSQDKGGNENYHLFGVNLDGSGNEELTPFDEVRVAVLAVLKEDKDHVIVQMNKDNPAQEEPYKLNINTGAIEKLYTVHEGDAPVAGYDFDKYGNLRAISRIINGVDMELLYNIDDEFVKIMEVPFGETFGISRFDYASDNPDAAYVVSNLETDKIEIQRYDLRANKVLATMYKDETYDVSGIALSRKRNYEVDYFSHNGEKAVIVPVSDTYKKVQKRLQRDFGDKDFYVVGRTDDERKMMVVVTSDRIIGEYHLYDVEEDTVTLLYKILPQLEEQDMAAMTPITFKSRDGITLHGYLTMPNGVKEDQKVPMIVNPHGGPQGIRDSWGFNPEAQLFASRGYATLAVNFRISGGYGKEFYTSGFGQIGRKAMDDVEDGVDYAVSLGQIDKDKVAIYGASHGGYAVLRGMTKTPEKYACGVDYVGVSNLHTFMETIPAYWEKYRDMLHTIWYNPNKPEEKKIMDEISPALHVDKIVKPLFVVQGANDPRVNIDEADQIVAQLRTRGVEVPYMVKYDEGHGFGKEENTLELYKAMMGFFAEHLKQEEVVALKK
- a CDS encoding haloacid dehalogenase type II, with the protein product MKAPSVLFFDVNETLLELTALKKSVTSVLNGREELVPLWFSTLLHYSLVENVTGDYKDFSEIGVAALQMVAAGNGITITKEQAEDAVIKPFKSLMPYKEVKQALEALRDQGFKLVALTNSSTSGLAEKLAYAGIKDNFDTLLSCETVGAFKPSLEVYSWALSKLNVQADDAMMIAAHGWDITGAKRAGMQTTFISRPGKQMYPLAQKPDYTVDTLDGLVDIFSNK
- a CDS encoding lycopene cyclase family protein, coding for MQNKYDYIILGAGLSGLTTALRMARDPFFKNASIAIIDQNLDKKNDRTWCFWETTPDLFESVVSYSWPTVLIKGNKQSTTIDIAPYAYKKVESEQLYAFAKAELSQHSNITFIHGKVTHVTENENGAIAYTVDHEYHATTILNSFYKPEQLETQQEAVVLQQHFVGWFVKTDKAVFNPKVATYMDFSIAQKGNCRFMYVLPTSPQEALIEYTLFSKDLLPKEEYKEAIMDYLNNLGVTDYEITDQEFGSIPMTTYDFTQHNSKHILHIGTAGGWTKASTGYTFKHTLKKSAALIDFLKSGKPLKNYSLKNRWTFYDGVLLEVLAAHNERGAEIFTRMFKKGKAAHIFKFLDEESSYKDELEVILSAPKIPFIKGAFKVLFKK
- a CDS encoding BrxA/BrxB family bacilliredoxin, with product MYPPDLVKPMREDLTRNGFTELHTTDDVHAAMKKEGTTLMVVNSVCGCAARNARPAAVHATVNGKTPDNLFTVFAGVDGEATDLARSFMVPFPPSSPSMALFKDGELVHMLERHHIEGRPAEMIAENLMDAFNEHVK